The sequence AATTCCTCCCTAAATTGTTGGTTTGGTCCTTCTCGACGTTTTGTTACATACGCTGGCGCAGGTTCAGGTCGATCTGCATAACGATAAATCACCACACCTGCTGTCGCTAGTACCAAAACGAGCAAGAAGAAAAACATTCCTGTAATGGTCATGCACCCCCAGTGTGGCTGCCTCATTTGAATCATCTTTAACGAGGCAACGCGCTTATTGTAGGCGATTTAAAAACTTTCTATGTAAAATTAAATGTGTTCGATAAATAGTAATTTTAACAAGTAAAAAATGTTCGATTCTTTTGTTCGAAAATTAATAATCGTTTTTAAGATTTTACTGTAACCTTTTTAGATTGGTTAGCGTCATATAAGTGAAAATACATATAGTGAAAGGGGAACGAACGTATGATAAAGAAAACGATCCAAGTGAGTGGAGTAGTTGCTGCAGTCGTCAGTTTCGTTATCATGATTCAACTAGTGATCACACCAGGTGCAGAGCATAAGGGGATGTCAACGGCTCTAGCCAATGCCGAGGAAGGGACGCTAGTTGTTACGGGTGTCGGTGAAATTAGTGTTGAGCCTGATATCGCTTTTCTTCATTTAGGCGCACAAGCTGTTTCATCATCGGCTGATGAGGCACAAACAGAAGTGAGCAAACGAATCAGTGCGGTTCGTCAAGTGCTAAACGATTATGGCGTTGAAGACGATGCGATCGAAACGGCTCGTTTTCATGTGTATCCAGAATCACGACCTGATCAGGACGAGGAGAGATATCGAGCCGAACATATTCTTGAAATCGAATATAAGGAACTTGAGCGTATTGGCGAACTGCTCGATGATGTCACTGCCGCTGGAGCGAACCGAATTGAACAAACTCGATTTGGTTTGCAAAATCCAGAAGAAGCAGAGCATGAAGCTCTAAAACTTGCGATCGAGAAAGCAAAAGCACGAGCTGATATAATGGCTGAAACTGCCGGTCGCTCAAGGGGTGAGGTGCTACAAATCGCAGACCAGGCCGCACGTGTCACCCTACCTGTCCAAGCCGAGTTACGTCAGGAAATGGCTCAGGATGCAGCAATGTCTACTGTGATCGAACCAGGTGAGGTGCAAGTAAGACAACAGGTGGATGTGATTTATCGATTACAGTAAGGGGTTTGGATAAGGAGAGAAAATAAAAATAACGATTGAGAGACGTAATCGCTGTAGGACGAGGCGGTTTCGTCTTTTTTGTTGTTTATGAGGTGCAGGTAAGGGGGCAGGATAGGGGGGAAGTGAAGATGAGGACAAAACGCTGCTGGATTGAGGGGGAGATGTCCTTCATAAGTCGGATGAAGGACAAAAGGCTGCTGAATCGAGGGGGAAATGTCCTTCAGGAGCCCGATGAAGGACAAAAGGCTGGCTGAATCGAGGGGGAAATGTCTTTGATAAGCCGGGTGATGGTTACCGTAAAAGGGGCTCATAATAAAATTAGTCATTAATAAACGACTTTTATTTATAATATGACCATTGATGGACCCCGACTATCGTAAAGTTTTTGTCTAGAATTCTTTTTATTCTCTTTTTGGAATTTATAACCCTGCACCAGTCATGGATGATATTTGTCGTGATTTTATGATTTGGGAAAAGAACGTTAAATTCATTCACATTTCGCATAACAGCAGTTGGGATGACTTCTTCGTAACCATATTCCTGACAAATACATTCTCTACCCTCGATCGTAATTGAAAGCGAGTCGCATTGAACGCAAGTGATCCCTTTTTTCAGTTGGTCATAATTATAAGAGGGTATTTGTGTAAATGGAGAGTCTTTTATATGCCGTGAATGTAATTGTCCAGCCAAAATCCTGTGTTTTTCATTTAACTTTGAAGGTATCATACTTAGCTTTTTTACGTAGCGATTAACTTGAGTTGGGAAAATAAATGGCTTATTGAGAGGTGTTTGGTATAACGTGAATTCGGGATTAATATAAACGACAGAAGCATAAATCGGCATAGTGATTTTAAGAGACTGGAGTAACTGTCGAAGAAGAGATGCGCTTCAATTTAATTGGTTAAGAGGATTAGTAATTTCAGAGTCGGGAGTCTTGTATAACCTCTCTGATTCATAATAATAATCACCTTCAAAATTTTTTACTTCAAAGATATAAATTGATTCTTGAAAAATTAGAAGTGAGTCAATTTGAAACATGGTGTTATTTTGTTTTAGGAGCAGATCATTTAATATAAAACATTCACTCTGAATCTTTTCTGTTAATGAATCAAATATTATTTCCCCTTCATATCCCTTTTTTAGATTGAAAAAGTGTTGCTTATCTTTTTTAGACAAATCCATGCGATTGTTTAATGATTTCAGGATAAGTAACTCGGTAGACTCATTACGAGATTTATATGGGCATAGTCAACATCCTCTCCTAATTTTTGATCATCCAAAACTATTATACATAATATCGTTATCGATTACGGTGAACCTTGTCACAAATCGAGAGAGAAATGTCTTTCATGAGCTTGATGAAAGACAAAATGCTGCTGAACCGAGGGGCAAATGTCCTTCATGAACAGGATGAAAGACAATTCGCTACTCGGTCGAGGTGAAACTGTCTTTCATAAGCCGGATGAAGGACAAAAGGGTGCTGAATCGAGGGGGGAAGTGTCCTTCATAAGCTGGATGAAGGACAAATGACTGCTGGATCGGGGGCGGAAATGTCCTTCATAAGCCGGATGAAGGACAAATCGCTGCTGGATCGGGGGCGGAAATGTCCTTCATAAGCCGGATGAAGGACAAATCGCTGCTGGATCGGGGCGGAAATGTCCTTCATTTCAGGTAACCCAATACCGCTCCTAAGCTCTGTAACAAATCCGTCAAGATTTTTCGCTATAAACCCCTCTCGTTGTAACAAATGTCACAACGCATTTTTTTGATCCTTGTTATTCTATGTATAGCGAAAAAACATTATAGGTAACATTCACTTATAAATTAACGTTGGAGGGGTTTAATCATGAGTATGTTTTGTTTTCAATGTCAAGAAACAGCGCAAGGAACAGGTTGTACAATTGCCGGGGTATGTGGTAAGAAAGACGACTTAGCTAATATGCAAGATCTATTAATTTATACAAGTAAAGGCGTTTCAATTGTCAACAACGTTGCGCGTGAACTTGGTTTAAATAAAAAAGAAACAGATGATTTTATCGTTCGTGCACTTTTCATGACGATCACAAATGCCAACTGGGATAAACAAGCGTTTTATGACACCGTACGAACAGGCATAGCATTACGTGAAGAGATCAAATCTGTAATCGAAGCAGCAGGTCATAACGTAGAAAACACAAGTGACTTTGTAACATGGTCAGCCGTAACGAACAATGACCTTGAAATCAAATCAGCAAGCCAAGAAGTAAGTATCCTTGCAACTAAAGATGAAGATATTCGTTCTTTACGCGAGCTTGTTGTCTATGGTGTCAAAGGAATGGCGGCTTATTTAGAGCATGCGAACAACTTAGACTATGATAATGATGAACTTCACGCGTATATGCAAAAAGCTCTTGCTGAAGTTACAAATGATGAATTAACAATGGAAGACCTTGTTAATTTAGCAATGGAATGCGGTAAATATGGTGTAGAAGCAATGGAACTATTAGATAAGGCCAATACAACAACATATGGTAGCCCAGAAATCACTAAAGTAAACATCGGTGTACGTAACAACCCTGGTATTTTAATCAGTGGTCATGACCTAAAAGATATGGAAGACCTTCTAAAACAAACTGAAGGTACTGGTGTAGATGTCTACACGCACAGTGAGATGCTACCTGCTAACTACTACCCAGCATTCAAAAAGTATGATCACTTTGTCGGAAACTACGGAAATGCATGGTGGGAGCAAACACGTGAATTTGATAGCTTTAACGGCCCAATCTTAATGACAACAAACTGTATAGTGCCACCGAAGTCTTCATACAAGAATCGCATGTACACTACTGGTGCAACAGCAGTAGAAGGTGTTATTCATATCGATAAGAACGAAGATGGCACAAAAGACTTCTCAGCTATTATTGAGCATGCAAAAACTTGTGAACCGCCAACAGAAATTGAAAATGGTGAAATCGTAGGTGGTTTCGCTCACGAGCAAGTATCTCAACTAGCTGGTGATGTTGTTGAAGCGGTTAAGAGTGGTGCGATTAAACGATTCTTCGTGATGGCAGGTTGTGATGGCCGTCATAAGAGTCGTGAATACTACAAAAACTTCGCTGAAGAATTACCAAGTGACACAGTGATTTTAACAGCAGGCTGTGCGAAATATCGTTATAACAAACTTGATTTAGGTGATATTAACGGGATTCCACGTGTGCTTGATGCAGGTCAATGTAATGACTCGTACTCATTAATCATGACAGCCTTAAAGCTTAAAGATGCATTTGGATTAGAGAGTGTTAATGACTTACCATTATCATATAACATTGCATGGTATGAACAAAAAGCCGTTATTGTCTTCTTATCACTATTATACCTTGATGTGCAAAACATCCATGTAGGCCCAACTTTACCTGCTTTCTTATCAGATAATGTTAAGAACTTCTTAATTGAGAAATTTAACATTGGAGGCATTACAAACACTGAAGATGACATCAACATGTTCATGAACGGCGAGGTTACAGCTTAATAATTATAACGAGCAGAATCGATTGTGATTCTGCTCTTTTTTTATGAATGATGTGAGGACCCCTAGAGTGCGCCAGCAGAGAGCAAAGATAAAAAATAGGCTTCCTCGCGCTTCCTAAGGTTGATATTTCGGGATCGATCACTGAGGGGGGAAGAAATAGATTCGAGGAGTGCCTATTCATTAAATCCATGCGATTGGGAACCATAAAGGTATAACCCTAGTATTGAAGCTGAACGGACGAGAGAAGGAGTGACCGGATGGTATGACAATTTCTGAAATCTTCATACGGACAACAGTCGCTTTTATTGTTCTTTATATTTTATGCCGAACCCTAAATAAAAAGCTGATTTCACAAATGACATTTTTTGATTTTGTTGCGGGGATCACGATTGGTTCAATTGCAGCAAGTCTTTTGCTTATGCAAGATTTGCCGTTATGGATAGGAGTTATTGGCCTCATTCTTTTTTCCTTTTTTACTTTCTTTACGAATATTGTAGCGATAAAAAGTTTAACAGGACGAAAGGTATTAGAAGATGAGCCGACATATTTGATTAAAAACGGACAAGTCTTAGAAGAAGGTTTGAAAAAGACTAGGATGACGATGGATAGTTTATTGACCAACTTAAGGAAAAAAGATGTTTTTTACGTAGATCAAGTGGAAAGTGCGTTGTTAGAAACAGATGGTACTGTTTCCGTCCTAAAAAAACCACCTTATTTAGAAGCGATGCAAAAAGACGTTCAACATGTGCAGGCAAGTAGGGGAAATGCGCAAGCTTTTATCGTTGATGGGCGAATTTTGGAAAAAAGCCTTGAATTACTCGGTAAGGACCGCGATTGGGTGGATCAAGTGTTACAAGAGCAAAAGATTGTTCGTCTTGAAGATGTGTTTTTTGCTCAGGTTGATCAACTCGGTAATATTTATATAGACACACGGAAGGATATGACATAATTAACGACGGTTTATCAAGGACTGTTTCTCAAAAGCTTAATCACACACTTTTGAGAGCAGTCCTTTAATGTTTTTTTGGCTGCCAATCTTTACTGCTTGGCGAATGAGAAATTATATATTAAAATAACCTTTTAGGGAGAGTGAGTAAAATGGAGAATCAATCATTTGAAGTCCTACGACAACAGTCTCAACTTAATGAAGCAACTTTGCAAGTAAGAGATATATGGTACCAGTTAGCTGAAGGGTTTTACTCAATTACGACTGATTACCGAACGTATAGTTCGTTAATTGAGCAATTACAAAGTAAGTTTCCAAATGGATGGCAGTTACAAATTGATGAAAAGGAAACAATTAAGGCGACATTTGTGTTCACAAATGGAGAAGGTACTTTAACGGTAGAGAAACAAAGTAGTGGTAAAGAATCAATCCTTGTTACGTCATAGATATATATAACAATGAACGAGCCAACGGAGGGCAGAATGATGTCCTTCGTTGGCTCGTTTTATTTAGCTGAAGTTCATTCCTTGTGGTACCGGGGTATAAGAACTGATCATTGATGATGTTGCCTGTTCTTGCATTGTCGGGACAGGGTAATACCCTTTTTGGTTCATATATTGCCAAACTTCATACGCTTGCTCTGAGCAGTTTACAGCACTTTGTTGCATCATCCGCCGAATTTCTGGATCGGCACATTCAAGAGCAGCTACCATCTTCATAGAAGCAGATGCTTTATGATTCGTTAAGATCCCCGTAGCAATATCCTTATCATCCAATTGAGTTGGTGACATATTTGGTGATTCTGATTGCGGTGCTTGCTGCGTGCCATAAATAGGAGCTTGTGAGAGTTGTGAACGGTATGGTTTAGGTGTACTCATCCCGCGATTGTTCACTGCTTGGACAATTGTGTTGTATTCTTGAGTCATAAATTGTAATTGTTTATCCATAAGGTTTTGTAATTGAGGATCACTTACATGAGTGCGATAAAGTTTAAAGAGGTTAAGGCCATTTACAGCACTAGTTAAAACTTCATGGATTTCCATTGTTTCGTGTGCACCTAGCTGTTTGTTCATCATAATGAATTCCTCCCTTGAAGTAATGAAAGTAAAGTACAAATTCATTATTTGCAAGTTCAAAATAATTATTTGCTGATGTTTTAAAATGTGCTGATTAAGTTAGAAGGCAAACTAGCTTTACGATTATTTGCCGTATGGATAACTCCTTTTATAAACCTTTATATAAAAACCATTCATAATTGGAACGTAAAATAAACATCCTATCCATGATAGGTGAGAATGATTATGGTTGCTAATGACTCTACAAAGCGCGAACAAACAATGTCTACCTCTCAAACTTACAATTTTTGTAATTTTATCAGCCGTTTGGATGAAGAAATGTTATACTAGACATGCATCAAAAGTCATTTTTTTACAATCATTTATAAAGAGAGGGGAAGCATTGTGCGTGAAATTCAAGTGAACATGATCACATGTATCGATGAAAGTTGTGGCTTTATATTTTTCGTGAAAGATAAGCATTATTTGGATATTCAATCAGCAACATGTCCTGTATGTCAAGCAAAGGTTGAGCAAGTGGGGCAAATTCGAGCGACCGTTGAAAAGGTCGAAGGCGAGCTCTGTGATGATTGACACTCAAAAAGGAACGAATGACAAAGACTGTCCGCTAGTGGTATGAAACCTTAGTGGACAGCCCCTTCCTCAATATGAGAAAGCCGTTGTTCAAAAGGCAGTACAATATCTACTGTTGTACCTTTACCTTCTTTGCTTGAAAAATTTATTTTCCCTTGATGATTTTCTACAATTTTACAACTCACCATTAATCCAAGACCAGTTCCTTTCTCTTTTGTGGAATAAAAAGGCTCTCCTAGTCGTTTTAACCGGTCTTTTGGCATGCCTGGTCCATGGTCGCTAATACGAATGATGATGTTATCGTCATTAATTTGATCTAAATGGACGTATACAGCCCCTTTTCGAGGACTCGCTTCTAAAGCATTTTGAATAATATTAATAAACACCTGTTTTAACTGATTTTCGTCACAGTCAATCTCAGGTAGGTGGCCAAGGGATGTCACGATTTCAATATCTTTCATCAACGCCTGAGAATCAAGTAAAGTGATCACTTTCGTTAGGATCGTTTTGACGTCATGTTTTTGAAATTTAACCTGGTCATTTGGCTTGGCTAACGATAGAAACTCGTAAATAACGCCTTCTGTACGTTCCAGCTCTGTGAGCATAATATCTAGATGTTCTTGTTTAAATTCTTGGTTTGATTTTGCTAATTGGATAAACCCTTTAATTGATGTAAGTGGATTACGTATCTCATGTGCAACACCTGCGGCAAGCTGACCAACGACGGAAAGTTTTTCAGACTTTCTTAACCATTCTTCCATCATTTTTTGCTCGGTAATGTCCCGGATAACTGTTTGAATCGCTCGTTCACCATTATATGTAATTCTTGCAGCTGTTGTAATAGCCGATAATGACTTCCCGTCGTAGCGAATGATTGAATGCCTAAGTTTCTTAGATGTGGTTTGGTTGAGTAGAGCGACTGTTTCTTCACGGATCAAATCCCGTTCTTCGTCAGGTATAAAGGAAAAAGAAGGAGTGCCAATAATCTCATCTTTATTCTTTGCACCTAAAAGCTTTATGCCTACTCGATTTACATAAACAATCCTTCCATTGAGGTGAACAAAAATGGCTTCTGGAGATAGTTCAACTAATCGGCGGTAGCGGTCTTCACTTTCCATCAATTGTTGCTGTATCATTACTTTTTCCGTAATATCCTGTAATTGACCAATAATAAACGTTGGTCTATTGTCATGGTCACGGATTAATGTAAAACTTACTAACCCCCATAAAGGATGTCCTTTTTTATGAAGATAACATTTTTCTAGTTGAATGCTTTCAATTTCACCGCTAGTTAATTGTTGTAATTTTCTTGACGTGATTTCTACTTCATTTGGATGTGAAAGCAAAGCTGTTGTTTCACCAAGGATCTCATCCTTACTGTACCCAAGAAAGTTACATAAGCTTTGATTAACCTCGATAAATCGACCTTTTAAGTCCAAGATTGACATGGCGGCTGGTGATTGGTTACATATCGTTTTGTAAAAATTTGATGAGCTCATTGAATCCCACCTTGTCTTCATTGTTTCCCTAAGTATCGCTTAAATAGTAAAAATCCGCCACTCATTCGACAAAGTAAATGAATATTCGACATAAAAATGTCGTGCGATTTAAAATTATATTCAAAACGAAAAAAGGAAAGGACGATGCCTTTCCTTTTTTAAAGGGATTATTATGTTGTTTCTTCAGGCGTAGTGGTTTCATCATCTGGATCAGTAGTCTCGTCCTCAGGATCTGTTGTTTCTTCCTCAGGATCTGTTGTTTCTTCCTCAGGGTCGGTAGTCTCATCCTCAGGATCTGTTGTTTCTTCCTCAGGGTCGGTAGTCTCATCCTCAGGGTCGGTAGTCTCATCCTCAGGCTCTGTTGTTTCTTCCTCAGGGTCATCTTCCTCTTGGGTTGGGTCATCCTCAGGAATAAAGAGGTAGCCTTCTTCAGCTAGTTCACCAATGATTTTTACAACTTCTCCACGTGTGATTGGCTTTTTAGGCTGGAAAGTTCCATCTTCATAGCCTTCAATTACTCCAGTTTCTGATAGCCATTCAACATAAGGTGTATACCAAATATCTTCTTCAACGTCTCCAAAGTGACCTTTGAATTCACGACCTCTCACATTCGCATTTCCA comes from Desertibacillus haloalkaliphilus and encodes:
- a CDS encoding SIMPL domain-containing protein: MIKKTIQVSGVVAAVVSFVIMIQLVITPGAEHKGMSTALANAEEGTLVVTGVGEISVEPDIAFLHLGAQAVSSSADEAQTEVSKRISAVRQVLNDYGVEDDAIETARFHVYPESRPDQDEERYRAEHILEIEYKELERIGELLDDVTAAGANRIEQTRFGLQNPEEAEHEALKLAIEKAKARADIMAETAGRSRGEVLQIADQAARVTLPVQAELRQEMAQDAAMSTVIEPGEVQVRQQVDVIYRLQ
- a CDS encoding nuclease-related domain-containing protein, which encodes MDLSKKDKQHFFNLKKGYEGEIIFDSLTEKIQSECFILNDLLLKQNNTMFQIDSLLIFQESIYIFEVKNFEGDYYYESERLYKTPDSEITNPLNQLN
- the hcp gene encoding hydroxylamine reductase, producing MFCFQCQETAQGTGCTIAGVCGKKDDLANMQDLLIYTSKGVSIVNNVARELGLNKKETDDFIVRALFMTITNANWDKQAFYDTVRTGIALREEIKSVIEAAGHNVENTSDFVTWSAVTNNDLEIKSASQEVSILATKDEDIRSLRELVVYGVKGMAAYLEHANNLDYDNDELHAYMQKALAEVTNDELTMEDLVNLAMECGKYGVEAMELLDKANTTTYGSPEITKVNIGVRNNPGILISGHDLKDMEDLLKQTEGTGVDVYTHSEMLPANYYPAFKKYDHFVGNYGNAWWEQTREFDSFNGPILMTTNCIVPPKSSYKNRMYTTGATAVEGVIHIDKNEDGTKDFSAIIEHAKTCEPPTEIENGEIVGGFAHEQVSQLAGDVVEAVKSGAIKRFFVMAGCDGRHKSREYYKNFAEELPSDTVILTAGCAKYRYNKLDLGDINGIPRVLDAGQCNDSYSLIMTALKLKDAFGLESVNDLPLSYNIAWYEQKAVIVFLSLLYLDVQNIHVGPTLPAFLSDNVKNFLIEKFNIGGITNTEDDINMFMNGEVTA
- a CDS encoding DUF421 domain-containing protein → MTISEIFIRTTVAFIVLYILCRTLNKKLISQMTFFDFVAGITIGSIAASLLLMQDLPLWIGVIGLILFSFFTFFTNIVAIKSLTGRKVLEDEPTYLIKNGQVLEEGLKKTRMTMDSLLTNLRKKDVFYVDQVESALLETDGTVSVLKKPPYLEAMQKDVQHVQASRGNAQAFIVDGRILEKSLELLGKDRDWVDQVLQEQKIVRLEDVFFAQVDQLGNIYIDTRKDMT
- a CDS encoding spore coat protein, which encodes MMNKQLGAHETMEIHEVLTSAVNGLNLFKLYRTHVSDPQLQNLMDKQLQFMTQEYNTIVQAVNNRGMSTPKPYRSQLSQAPIYGTQQAPQSESPNMSPTQLDDKDIATGILTNHKASASMKMVAALECADPEIRRMMQQSAVNCSEQAYEVWQYMNQKGYYPVPTMQEQATSSMISSYTPVPQGMNFS
- a CDS encoding PAS domain-containing sensor histidine kinase — protein: MSSSNFYKTICNQSPAAMSILDLKGRFIEVNQSLCNFLGYSKDEILGETTALLSHPNEVEITSRKLQQLTSGEIESIQLEKCYLHKKGHPLWGLVSFTLIRDHDNRPTFIIGQLQDITEKVMIQQQLMESEDRYRRLVELSPEAIFVHLNGRIVYVNRVGIKLLGAKNKDEIIGTPSFSFIPDEERDLIREETVALLNQTTSKKLRHSIIRYDGKSLSAITTAARITYNGERAIQTVIRDITEQKMMEEWLRKSEKLSVVGQLAAGVAHEIRNPLTSIKGFIQLAKSNQEFKQEHLDIMLTELERTEGVIYEFLSLAKPNDQVKFQKHDVKTILTKVITLLDSQALMKDIEIVTSLGHLPEIDCDENQLKQVFINIIQNALEASPRKGAVYVHLDQINDDNIIIRISDHGPGMPKDRLKRLGEPFYSTKEKGTGLGLMVSCKIVENHQGKINFSSKEGKGTTVDIVLPFEQRLSHIEEGAVH
- a CDS encoding S-layer homology domain-containing protein, producing the protein MKKHLLQLSAATIFAGSLVGCGGDPGAQNVQNADRNMTAAQNQNFQTPSPNPRVDQTVTPNNVATQRNRGATNQMTTQRQQTNQTATQQQPRAQAQAQNRDMAALQNPGRGNANVRGREFKGHFGDVEEDIWYTPYVEWLSETGVIEGYEDGTFQPKKPITRGEVVKIIGELAEEGYLFIPEDDPTQEEDDPEEETTEPEDETTDPEDETTDPEEETTDPEDETTDPEEETTDPEEETTDPEDETTDPDDETTTPEETT